The genome window CAGTCCAACAGCCGGGCCAATCACAAGATCATCAGTGAGTTGAGTAAACTTCTCTCCATATTTCTTGACAATCTTTATATCAGGCATGGCCTCCAGACGCTCTTGTGTCTTCTGTGCATCGGGTACAACAAGTCCAATATGAGCAAAGGTGCTGGGATGCTGGGAGCTAGACTCAATGTTCTTGGTAGGAATATCGAGGTAGTAAATCTCGAGAAGACCTTGAGCATTGTTCTTCTCACGGTTCAACTCTAGAGCGGTTTGATAACCTGTCCCGTTCTTGCCACCGTGGGCATGGGCTAGGTAGGTGATGGAGTATGTCTTGCTGACGTTCAAGGTGAACATTTTGCGGAAGCCAAGGACTCTGGAGTAGAAGTCAAGACTTGCAGTGAGATTTCTGGTAGATATGGCGAAATGATTGAGGAAATACCCAGTTGTTGCATAATCTGCGGGCTCGTCTGAGCCCAGTACAGGATACGGGTAGTCTTGCTCTGATCGAGGAAGCAAGTTGGGGATTGAGTGAGACAAGGTGCTCAAAATTAGCTGGGCTCCGAAAAGGAGAGTTGACAGATATCGGGCCATGATTTTGTATGTGTCGGAAACTGATGAACTGTTCTCGGTGCAGAGTAGATGAATGAGATTGGATTGAGCGCCTGATAGATGCAGATACCGACTTTTATCATTAAACTAACTTGTCATGTATCTAACATGAAATTCCCAATTAATCGAGCTCGTCTTATTTTCGGGCGAGTTTTACACGTAAGATTTGTCCTGTGAGGGATTGAGGAGGCATTGTAGATGTCTTGGCCCATCGCTCAACCTCGCGTTTGCTTGTAGCGGCATGCGACACAGGAGCGATTGGCGAGCGCGTGGTATTCCAGTGTACCTAAGCTTACGAGAGCTTCATTAAATCCGACTTCTGCTTACATATCTAGTCCGCCACGAGATAATTGCAATTATTCTGAATGCGATACAAACCCGTTTCCTCGAACGCAAATGATTCATGACTCGGAGAAGGAGCTGATGATGTCGTATTCACATGCTGTgctacctaaggtatttTCGTGACAGTGGACACTCCCTAAAAACTGGCCTAAATGACGCCATGACATCGTCGCATCCACCCACTGTAACTCCTCACTTTACGTTACTGACCGAACGGGCTTTACGATTCAAAACGGTTCTGACGGTGCAAAAGAATGTCGCTTGAGAAATATGTATCGTTGATCTTCTGAAGCTTTCCAAGGTTTTCACTTCCGCTGATCTTTGCTTTTGAGTTCGGCACTTGCCTTGCAATCTGTGCCGATCCCGATGAACCAGCCAAGCTTGAGATCACAACCCTGACAGCATACCTACGTACTTGTCATTTTCCCTGTAGACACGCTGCCACGGATGCTCGCAGCCTGGTTCACGGCGGGTATCGCTGCCGGTCGGGGAAAttttcttggtggtggttgcGAGTTGCAGGTACAGGCACAGTGAAGCACAGTAAAGGCACAGGGCTCCAGGGCCGCCACGGTATGATCTTCTCAATTGAGGACGACTCATCACGGTCGCATTCGGTCGCATTCACGATGCAGGGACATGAAAAAAATTGAGAATTTGCTTTCAATTGAACTGCTCCAGGCAATTCCCCAAGACACACTCAGACGCGTCCGCCGAGTGTCATCTTGGCCAATTCAATCTATGCTATTGATATCAAGATTCTATCGCTGGTCTATGCCAAAAAGTCAAAATCCATGGGTTCAAATTCGTCGTAGACTTTTCAATTCCCCCAAAATCCAAACGCCATTAAAAAAACAAAGTTTCGTTAAAAATGTCATTGTCGCACGCTTAGACGACAGCGGCGGCATCAGCAGCGTCACCGTGCAGGACggggttgatcttctcatcgaAGAAGCACTTGAAGTCCTGGCCAAGCTCATTGCGGAGAGCCTTCTTGACGGCTTCCAGAACGTTGGGGAAGACGCCAAAGTTGGCGGGGTTGTTCTCGTCGTTGTCTCCGCCCTGGAAGACACCGGTGCGCACCAAGCAGGTGTTCCAGCCGTACATGTTTCCACCGATGATGTCGGACGCGGGGTTGTCGCCGATCATGTAGATGTGCTCGGGAAGACGCTCCTCACCGTGGAGCTCGCCCATCCATGAGGTCAGAACATCGTCAGCATACTTGTAGGTAGCCAACTCAGGCTTGCCGTAGACGACACGCTCGAGGTCAGCACCGGTGAGGGCCTTGTACATAGCCTCGAGACCGATGCGGAAAGCACCCTGGGACATACGAGGGTAAGGGTGCTCGGTGGGGCAGAGAAGATCGCCCTGGGAGAAGTAGATAGGAACGCGCTCGGCAACGGGGTCCTCAGCGACGGTGCCCAGACGACCGTTCTTTGCGCGGAGGACGTCCATGATGATCTGCATGTCTGTAGCGTAGTCTCGCGAGTCGGAGAAGACCATGATAGCCTCGATGCAGATCTTGGTGAAGTCACGGGGACGAGAGGTGGCGCGCTCCTCATCAGTGAAGACGCGGTAGGGAGCAATGGTAGGGTCCCAGGCGACAATGTCGTTGGGGACGACGATGTTGCGGAAGCCATACTGCTCAGCGACCTCACGGCAGCGGTAGCCCTCACCACCGACGACGAGGACTGTGCTGTAGTACTCAGCCAGAGCACTCATGGGGGTGTGAGACTGGATGAACTGGTCGGTCTCGACAGGGTTGCCAAGGATCTTGGAGAGCTGCGCGCAGCGATCCTTCTCGATCTTACCAGATCCGTTGGTAAGGAAGATGTGAGGGATCTTGATGCCAAGCTCGTTGTCACCgttgaggatctcaagagccttcttACCCTCGGGGATCAGACGATCACCGTGGACGAGAACACCATCAATGTCGAAGGCAAAGGCCatgttcttggccttcttgaccttctcagcCTGGAGGTCCTGAACCTGAGCAACGAGGAGCTCTCGGGTAGGCTGGATCGGGGGCATGCCGGGACGAGTGGGTCGACCGTCGGCATGGTGAACGGAGGAGAGGCGCGACTGACGCTTGCGGGGGATAGGCAGAGCAGTACCGAAAGAGTTTCGGGATGATCGTCGGTCCCTCATCGAGGGAGAGACGCTGAGGTTGTGCATGTACTTTGCGGCCTCTGAGATGGAGGACCTGGTAGCGGGGATCTCCTGAGGGCCGTTGGCATCGTCGCCGGGAATGGCGAGGCTGTCGTGGTGGCCCTCGCCGTTACCCTCGCCGTTATTCATGTTGGACATCTTGCGGAGGGTGCTGGGGGAGTTTGGGGTGTGAAGTTCGCTGTCGTCGTAGGCGGGCATGTTGAACAAGAAAGACAGTCAatgtgaagatgaggaagaatgtCAAGTTAAGAGGGAAAGAGGGAAAGAAGACAGTCGTGGATTGGGTTATATCGGGGGGGTATCAAGTATTGAGTGAAGGGAAGACTGCTTGggtatgatgaggatgatggaagGTATGAGATCGAGATGATGCACAAGAGAAATGGGGCGGGGATCCGTATTTATCTATCTCGAGAGTTCTCCCAGATACTGTGAGAGTAAAATAAGTGAGAATGAGTGAGATCtgttgatatcatcatctttTCTCACTTTTCACATTTTTCCCGGGAACGTCTCGTCCGTTCAAGACAAAGTCCATCCATGGTTTCCTCATGTCAAACGGCGCTACCGAAGTGGATCTCGGGCGTTCACCGTCAGTCAATGCAATTAATTGTTGTCAGTACATAGAGTACAGTACATGGGGAATCCGTTATCTGGAAGGGCTAGAGAGCCAAAGAACGGACTGGAAGACGACACGTTTGAACCGTTTCTTCCCGTTTTCCCGCGACAAGCAGTGTGAAAAATGAAGGTGTACACACGCCCCTAGGTACTCGACTTAAACTTTGAGCCAGTCGtcatacagtacagtagctCGTAGGATAAGTGACGTGAGGTTTATGTCAAGATTGACTCCGCAGCCCCTCTTAGCAAGTTACACCATTCGAGAAAGATATGCCTCAAGAGATAAAAAGTACCTCGACTCGAGGCCTCATTATCGCTTCGCATCGCTATCTTGGAGGTGCTGGCCGAGAAGAGTCCGCACCAAGTGGACTGCCAGTGGAGATGGACTCTGGCGGTGCCTGTTTTTGCACGGGAATTAAATtggagaagctccagaaggCTACCAAGGGGTTCATTTCTGACATCATCCCTGTCTCCACTGCCGGACAGGGACCCTACAGAACCCATAAGACCCTAGACTCTGTCGTCGACCGTCTTTTTAGGGTGGATACCGTTACTGAAGAAAATACGGCTAGGGCGGGTATTCAGCCTCTCGTCTCGAAAACGTAAGGGACGTTCTCAAAAGGATCGCCACTTGCGGCTCCAATTTTCAAGTGATAAGATTACTTTTTTcgactcttgatcttctggtTGGTCGCCGCACGTTTCCCTGACTCAAGTATTTGTCCACGTAGACAAAAACTCTACATGCCACTGcagatacatacatacatacatacagtgTCTTTAGCTGAAGCGAGGGGCGATCAAGTAACTGTAACCGGCACCACAGTTCTTGGCAAAACGGAACAGCCTCAGTCAGTAAAATTTCCCATCAGGGTGAAAATTCGTTACTGAGACTCTCTCTCCCTTTGGTCTAGCCTAGCCTTTCTAGAAGTTTCCCAATTAAGGACATGACGTCAATGCCCATCTTGTCCCAAACTCGCCTCGCGCGGTGTCGGCGAAAAAAACATGACCATGGACGACGGCTTATAGGTAGCCACCTCATCAGGTACATGCTGCACTGTAcagtgagagagagagtaGGTCAAAACGTGCCATCCTTACACAACAATTGCCGTtacgtacctaggtaggtatagaGTTTTCAGCATCGGTAGGTACCTCTCCACTGACGAAACGTCAATTGatgagatattttattttattcaTCATTAATTTAATCCCTTTAAAAGCCGTCCATATCTAAAACTGCCCCTCACTAGTCCAAGATTCTCACTCCCTATCTATCACCTACTCACATACCCATCACTCACTCCCAAACTTCACCCAAACATCTACACAATGGCCCTCTCAAACAAGACCACCTTCACCCTCAACAATGGCGTCAAGATGCCCGGCCTGGGCTTCGGCACTTTCGCCAACGAGGGCGCAAAGGGCGAGACCTACGACGCTGTCAAGTGCGCCCTCAAGGTCGGCTACCGACACCTCGACTGCGCCTGGTTCTACCTCAACGAAGGTGAGGTCGGTCAGGCTGTGAGGGATTTCCTCGCCGAGAACAAGGATGTCAAGCGTGAggacatcttcatctgcacAAAGGTCTGGAACCACCTCCACGAGCCTGAGGAGGTCAAGTGGTCCTTCGAGAACTCCCTCAAGAACTTTGGCCTCGACTACAttgacctcttcctcatccactGGCCCATCGCCGCCGAGAAGGACGAGGACTACAAGCCCAAGATCGGACCTGATGGCAAGTacgtcatcaagaaggaccTCACTGAGAACCCTGAACCCACATGGCGCGCCATGGAGGAGATTTATGCTAGCGGCAAGGCCCGTGCTATTGGCGTTTCCAACTGGACCGTCGAgggtctcaagaagctgctgtCCTTCGCCAAGGTGAAGCCAGCTGTCAACCAGATTGAGATCCATCCCTTCTTGCCCAACGAGGAGCTCGTCAAGTTCTGCCAGGAGAACGACATCCTTCCCTCCGCTTACTCTCCCCTCGGATCTCAGAACCAGGTTCCCACTACTGGCGAGAAGGTCCGCACCAACGAGACCCTCAACGCCGTCGCCGAGCGCAGCGGCAACACCCTCGCTCAAGTGCTCCTTGCCTGGGGTCTGCGCCGCGGCTATGCTGTGCTGCCCAAGAGCTCAACACCCTC of Fusarium musae strain F31 chromosome 5, whole genome shotgun sequence contains these proteins:
- a CDS encoding hypothetical protein (EggNog:ENOG41), producing the protein MARYLSTLLFGAQLILSTLSHSIPNLLPRSEQDYPYPVLGSDEPADYATTGYFLNHFAISTRNLTASLDFYSRVLGFRKMFTLNVSKTYSITYLAHAHGGKNGTGYQTALELNREKNNAQGLLEIYYLDIPTKNIESSSQHPSTFAHIGLVVPDAQKTQERLEAMPDIKIVKKYGEKFTQLTDDLVIGPAVGLPPAVVAQLSLEEREAIVEGLGGGVDPLIFIVDPDGNFIEIQGEEGADLVQG
- a CDS encoding hypothetical protein (EggNog:ENOG41) encodes the protein MPAYDDSELHTPNSPSTLRKMSNMNNGEGNGEGHHDSLAIPGDDANGPQEIPATRSSISEAAKYMHNLSVSPSMRDRRSSRNSFGTALPIPRKRQSRLSSVHHADGRPTRPGMPPIQPTRELLVAQVQDLQAEKVKKAKNMAFAFDIDGVLVHGDRLIPEGKKALEILNGDNELGIKIPHIFLTNGSGKIEKDRCAQLSKILGNPVETDQFIQSHTPMSALAEYYSTVLVVGGEGYRCREVAEQYGFRNIVVPNDIVAWDPTIAPYRVFTDEERATSRPRDFTKICIEAIMVFSDSRDYATDMQIIMDVLRAKNGRLGTVAEDPVAERVPIYFSQGDLLCPTEHPYPRMSQGAFRIGLEAMYKALTGADLERVVYGKPELATYKYADDVLTSWMGELHGEERLPEHIYMIGDNPASDIIGGNMYGWNTCLVRTGVFQGGDNDENNPANFGVFPNVLEAVKKALRNELGQDFKCFFDEKINPVLHGDAADAAAVV
- the GLD2 gene encoding Glycerol 2-dehydrogenase (NADP(+)) (EggNog:ENOG41), giving the protein MALSNKTTFTLNNGVKMPGLGFGTFANEGAKGETYDAVKCALKVGYRHLDCAWFYLNEGEVGQAVRDFLAENKDVKREDIFICTKVWNHLHEPEEVKWSFENSLKNFGLDYIDLFLIHWPIAAEKDEDYKPKIGPDGKYVIKKDLTENPEPTWRAMEEIYASGKARAIGVSNWTVEGLKKLLSFAKVKPAVNQIEIHPFLPNEELVKFCQENDILPSAYSPLGSQNQVPTTGEKVRTNETLNAVAERSGNTLAQVLLAWGLRRGYAVLPKSSTPSRIESNFQVPNLSDEDFEAIQSVAKGRHTRFVNMKDTFGYDVWPEETPEKGTSAV